One genomic segment of Centropristis striata isolate RG_2023a ecotype Rhode Island chromosome 13, C.striata_1.0, whole genome shotgun sequence includes these proteins:
- the LOC131983682 gene encoding noggin-like — translation MDQSQQCVAMYLLVLSLGLLMDSGICQHYYLLRPIPSDSLPLVELKEDPDPVFDPKERDLNETELKSVLGDFDSRYLSVLAPMEDRYTGNDELDDFEVQKPSGVLPKEIRAVDFDVQFGKKHKPSKKLKRRLQQWLWAYSFCPVVYTWTDLGNRFWPRFVRVGSCLSKRSCSVPEGMVCKPANSTHLTILRWRCVQRKGGLKCAWIPVQYPIITDCKCSCSS, via the coding sequence ATGGATCAGTCTCAGCAGTGTGTGGCCATGTATCTGCTGGTGCTCTCCCTCGGACTCCTGATGGACAGCGGGATCTGTCAGCACTACTACCTTCTGCGCCCTATCCCGAGTGACAGCCTGCCGCTTGTGGAATTAAAAGAGGACCCGGACCCCGTCTTCGACCCCAAGGAGCGGGACCTTAACGAGACCGAGCTCAAGAGCGTCCTGGGAGACTTTGACAGCCGCTATTTGTCGGTTTTGGCCCCCATGGAGGACCGATACACCGGGAACGACGAGCTCGATGACTTTGAGGTCCAGAAGCCGAGTGGAGTACTGCCGAAGGAGATCCGAGCGGTGGATTTCGACGTTCAGTTCGGCAAGAAGCACAAGCCCAGTAAGAAACTGAAGCGGCGGCTGCAGCAGTGGCTGTGGGCGTACTCGTTCTGCCCGGTCGTGTACACGTGGACCGACCTGGGGAACCGGTTCTGGCCGCGGTTCGTGCGGGTGGGCAGCTGCCTCAGCAAGAGGTCGTGTTCGGTTCCGGAGGGCATGGTGTGTAAACCTGCGAACTCGACCCACCTGACGATACTGAGATGGAGATGCGTGCAGAGGAAAGGAGGACTGAAATGCGCCTGGATACCGGTGCAGTACCCGATCATCACAGACTGCAAATGCTCCtgttcaagttaa